One segment of Castanea sativa cultivar Marrone di Chiusa Pesio chromosome 3, ASM4071231v1 DNA contains the following:
- the LOC142630048 gene encoding stemmadenine O-acetyltransferase-like: MKDVEVEVISNENIKPSSPTPTHLRYYELSFLDQIFPRMYIPFLFFYTENDAYSKISTDPGKSFSSVLKQSLSNVLTRYYPLAGRIKDNLSVDCNDEGVLYREAQVKCELSDMVTNQNPAEFKKFLPCDIDGTHRFAFAVQANYFTCGGIAIAACISHKIADGTSFIMFMKSWAATARGESDIYPDFQASTLFPPTNTLSGFQPENSMIKEKLVLKRFVFSSASIVALREKYGESSGLESPIHPSRVEALSVFLWSRYVAATQANFGPKKPNMVLFAVNLRTRMDPPLPRNSFGNIFRLATVLLSCEERNGLVGKVRAAIRKIDSEYVKKLQDHAQHLNFLKEASGKVMKEDVVPFNFSSWCRFPMYEVDFGWGNPMWIGLVSMPFKNVVIFIDTKSGDGIEVWVNLKEEDMAKFESDTELLAYASITTLNA, translated from the coding sequence atgaaggatgTTGAAGTGGAAGTAATTTCCAATGAGAATATCAAACCATCTTCGCCAACTCCCACTCATCTTCGCTATTATGAGCTTTCCTTTCTCGACCAAATATTCCCCCGCATGTATATTCCATTTCTCTTCTTCTACACAGAGAATGATGCTTACTCTAAAATCAGCACCGACCCTGGCAAATCGTTCTCTAGTGTGCTCAAGCAATCATTGTCCAACGTCTTAACACGTTACTACCCTTTAGCTGGCCGCATTAAAGACAATCTATCGGTAGACTGCAACGATGAAGGCGTGTTGTATCGCGAAGCCCAAGTCAAGTGTGAGCTTTCAGATATGGTTACAAATCAAAATCCAGCAGAATTCAAGAAATTTCTTCCGTGCGATATTGATGGCACACACCGTTTTGCCTTCGCTGTTCAAGCCAACTACTTCACTTGTGGAGGTATTGCCATCGCTGCATGCATTTCCCACAAGATTGCTGATGGCACATCCTTTATCATGTTTATGAAATCTTGGGCAGCCACAGCTCGAGGTGAGAGTGATATATATCCCGATTTTCAAGCATCGACTCTCTTTCCTCCAACAAATACTTTATCTGGGTTTCAACCAGAAAATAGTATGATAAAAGAGAAGCTTGTATTAAAGAGGTTTGTGTTTAGTTCTGCTTCAATAGTGGCTCTTAGAGAAAAATACGGGGAAAGCTCAGGCTTAGAAAGTCCAATACACCCCAGTCGTGTTGAGGCATTGTCAGTCTTTTTATGGAGCCGATATGTTGCTGCTACGCAAGCAAACTTTGGGCCTAAAAAGCCCAATATGGTGCTTTTTGCAGTGAATTTACGGACAAGGATGGATCCGCCATTGCCTAGAAATTCTTTTGGAAATATCTTCCGACTTGCAACAGTCCTTCTGTCTTGTGAAGAGAGGAATGGCCTTGTGGGCAAAGTGAGAGCCGCGATAAGAAAAATTGATAGTGAGTATGTGAAAAAATTACAAGACCACGCTCAACACTTGAATTTTCTCAAAGAGGCTAGTGgaaaagtcatgaaagaagatgTAGTTCCATTCAATTTCAGTAGTTGGTGCAGGTTTCCTATGTATGAAGTGGACTTTGGTTGGGGAAATCCCATGTGGATTGGTCTGGTTAGCATGCCTTTCAAGAACGTAGTTATATTTATAGACACCAAAAGTGGGGATGGAATAGAAGTATGGGTTAACTTGAAAGAGGAAGACATGGCTAAATTTGAAAGTGACACAGAGCTTCTTGCATATGCTTCCATCACAACCTTGAATGCTTAA